The Brassica oleracea var. oleracea cultivar TO1000 chromosome C7, BOL, whole genome shotgun sequence sequence ATAAGGGAAAATTAAAATATGTCCTAGAGAGTAATCTAACTCCTTCATTTTTTTTTTTAAAGCATCGTACGTGCTATTGCTAGTATTCAATGTCCTTCCCATGCAGTCCAAGAAAAAAGATGAGCCTAAGAAAGAGATCAATAAACAACAAGAGAAATGGTTGGATCCAAGTGGCAAGATAGGTGCCCAATACTACGTCAAAAAGGAAGATATAACAGAAGGCTAAATCTGCACGACTAGGTCTGGGCGTTTTATACTGTACCCGAAGCCCATAGTGTAGCCCGAACCGAAGTATCGGTTTTGGACCGGTAGCGGACCCAAAGAAATAACCGATTGTACTTTGCAGCCCACATATTTCGGCTATGGGCCGGGTCGGTTTCAACCCGAAGTCCAGACAGGTTAACCGAACATACCGAGCATTTTATAATCATTTCTCATATATACATACATTCATTTACACATATACAGAAAACAAAAACTCTTCGTTGATCGTGAGCCGTGAGGCGTGGCCGACGAACCCTAGTTCCCAAATCAAAAACCCATCGATTATTGATCATCATCATTAACAATCTCAAACTGGCCACTATAAATGAATTACCCTCTCCATCTTCTTCTTCACACGAGCAATCGAGAATCCAACGGAGGTATCTCTGTCTTTCTTCAATTCTTCTTCTTCTTCTAATTTTTTTTATCAATTCTTTGTTGAATTAACTCGAATCGATTATGATTTTTGGTTCGTAATAGTATGAACATATGTTTTTGTGTCTGTTATTGATTTCTAGTTTACGGTTTTGCAGATGGACTCAAGATCATCTTTTGACCGACAAACCCAAAACAAAAATGATGCCGGAAACATTCAAGAACCCGATAGTACCGACACGAGGAAAGAAACGGAGAGGGCTAGTGGAGCGACAAGCAAAGTGAAGCGTATTCTCCCTACAAGATCCGACGTTTGGCACCATTACACGAGGACTAAAGAAGATCGAAACAAGTGTGTATGCCACTACTGTCAGAACACATTTTCGTGTCTCACAAGCTCAGGGACATCCAATCTAAGGAGCCATCTTGAGAAATGTAAGAGTCATCTTGCTTGGTCGGCTGGACAAAAAGATCAGCAGCAAAACATTGATGATGAAGGGAAGTTCAAGAAGTCAAAGTTGACTGATGGTGAGTTGAGAGAAGCGACAAATCAGATGGTTGTCATAGGACAATTGCCGTTATCATTTGTTGAAAGCGTAGCATGGAAACATTTTTGTCCCAAGGTTAGTAAACTCTTTTTCATTTTTGTCTCAAGGTTAGTAATGTCTTGCTTGTAAATTAACTAATGTCTTCTCTTTTCTATGTTGTAGGTTAACTTTGGGTACACTCCTCATTTAAGAAGAACTGCGACTAAGAACATTATCAAGATGTATGTGGAAAAGAAGGATGCCCTCAAGAAATGGTTCTTGTGTAGCAATCAAAGAGTGTCTTTGACAACGGATATTTGGGTCTCTCCAACTACAGGTAATCATTTATACATTTGACATCTTTTGATTCTTTTATACATACTAGAAAGCTGATCATGGGGTTCTCTCTGTACAATGTTTATAGGTGCGAGTTATATGGTCATCACAGTTCACTACATTGATGCTTCTTGGCGGTTAAAGAAGCTGATCATAGGGTTCAAACACATCACGGATCACAAAGTTCAGACTATAGCAAATGTTCTTATATAGTGCTTGTCTGAATGGGGAATAATAAATGTCTTTTGTATAACCGTGGATAATGCTACTGCCAATAGTTCAGCTTTGAGAAAGTTTCAAAGTAGTTTTGCTTTAGGTTCTGATCAGGCTTTTGTGTTAGATGGGGAGTTTTTACACATGAGATGTAGTGCCCATATCATTAACTTGATAGTTAAGGATGGAATGGCTGAAATAGATGAGAATGTGGTTTCTATCCGCAATGCTATCTCCTATGTTAGATCACATACTAACAGGTTGAGATCTTTTGAGCTTAAAGTCGACTCTGGTAAGATTACAAGGGGGAGTCTATCGTTGGATGTCAAGACAGATGGAATTCAACCTATCTAATGTTGACAACAGCTCTAAAGTTCAAGGTGGCTTTCGATAAGATGGAAGCAGAAGACAAGCTCTACAACGATCATTTCTGTGAAAATGGAGAAAAAAGGGTAGGACCTCCTCAGCTAAGGGATTGGAATGCTGTTGAGAAGTTGTGTCGATTTCTGCTCATCTTCTACAACCCGACACTGGTGGTCTCGGCTTCAACTTCACTCAATTCCCATAGGTGCTATGGTGAGATTGTAACCATTGCGACTAATCTAGTAGGACTTTCCAGTAGCTCTGATTGTGAGATGAGGTTTAAGGCGACAGAGATGCTCAAGAAGTTTGAGAAGTATTGGAATGGCATGAAGAATATTAACATGATGTTAATTGTGGCCATTGTTTTTGACCCCAGCAACAAGTTGGAGCTTGCAAAGATGTGTTTTGAAGAGTTATATGGGCTAGATACAACTGACTACAAGGAGATGTATGAGTCCTTGATGTGTCTCTTGAGGAGTTTCTTCAAAGAGTACAGTTCACGACATGGAGCCAAGGTTGATCCAAGTGAACAATCATCTCAGTCTGACCACTAAACTCAGCCGAGAGACCAAAGTGTTGAAAGGATGGAGCTTGTGGACGACTTTGTGGGTTACAAAAGAATGGATGTGAGGTACAAGTATAAGCTAAACAAAATAGAGGTTAGAGAAAAGAAGGATGAGCTGGAGATATACTTTATAGAGTCTGTAGAGCACCCTGACCTGATGATTGGAACAGAGTATGATGTACTCTCATGGTGGAGAAAGAACTCAGTTAAGTATCCTGTCTTGTCTGAGATTGCTCGGGATGTTTTAGCTTTACAAGTCTCGTCAGTTGCTTCAGAGAGTGCCTTTAGTACTTCTGGTCGCCTTCTAGAACCACACAGGAGCTGTTTAACCCATTATATGGTGGAGGTTTTGATGTGCACAGAGCAGTGGATGAAGCAAGACATAAAAATGGAGTCAAGAGTGCTTTCAAATCCTCAAATACTAGCTGATCTTGAAGAAGTTGACAGACTTGAAAGAGGTAAAATCCCATACTTTAAATCTTCTTTTCTTATAATATGGATGTTAAGTGTTTAGTGATTGGTTTGAACTTTGTGTTTTCAGAGTATGGAGACACAATAGTTCCAGAAGAAGACTAAGGCTTTGTTGTTGCTTAAGAAGATCATGGCTACATGAACACTTTTATTCTTTATCTTGGTTTGAAGTTGTGTTTTTTCGGCATTTTGAACTTGTTTTCGGCTTGAATGTTGTTTCTAAGTTTAGACACAAAGATATCTTGTTTTGTTGTGTCTAAAACTTGTGCTTTATTGGGATTTTGGTGTGTTTGAACTCATATTTGCCTCAGTGAAATGTTCGGATGTTTGGTTATATATGATTGTCTCCGATTTATTTCGGTTAGTTTGGTTATATATGAATGTCTTTGGTTGGTAAAAACCGAAACTGGACTGATCCGAAAGTGTAATTGGACTTCACCGGATTTTGATTGCTTCACCCGGACCAATCCGAAACTGGTTGATTCCGAACCAATACCATACCGAAATTTTGGAAAAACCGAATGTTACTTGTACACTTAGTTCCGAAAATCCGAACAAACGATATAACCGAACCGAAACCGAACGGTGGACCGAACGCCCAGGCCTATGCATGACCGTGATTCGTGGATTTTGAGCTCCACAATAGAAAAGAAGCCGGTCATGGACATAAACAAATAAAATATAAATTATGGTCTCCAAAATTCTAGAATATTATTATATGGCGCCAAAATTGTTACAAAAAAAGTTAATCGAAATTCTTAATAAATTATTCTATAACTTCCAAAATTTCATATTCAAACCTGGAGAAGATATCCGTAGAAAGAGCCAATCTTTGATGCTAAAGTGACGGACGAGAATTGCGATTTGATGTTACATGATTGTGCTAAATAAGTGTGTACAAAATGCTTGCCAAAAGTGTATCATCGATCATGCAATGATGGGTACATCTTAGCAACCCTTCACCCCGTTAAGAGATTAGAATGTATATATTGATTTAATTTTCAAAGAACAATTTTAAGCATTTTTATGAACAGATAAATTGAGGAGTTAGTGTAGTTTATCGTTTATTGAAAACTCCAATTTGATATGTGATGAAAGGAGAATTGAACACGCTTATATTATGGATAATAGAAAAGAAAGAAAGAAAAGCATTTTATTAATTTTAACTTTATATATAACAAAATACTAAAAAGTAAATCCAAACCCTAAGTTAAAAAACCAAACCAGAAAGAAAGAAAATAAAGTGGGAAGAAAAAGAAACAGCTCTAGCTTTTCACCTACGTAAACACACCGTTGGCAAAATCTAAGCCGTCCATAGCAAGTAAACCCCCTTGGCCTGAGATGATCTCACACCTAAACTCGCAAAGCCACGACCGCGATGGTGGTTAGTACGATGACTGTCGCTGTTTGGACAGAGAGGTCATCTCCACAGCTAGGATCGAAACCGGTGCTCCCTGAGGGTCCCATAGTAGTTCCAGGGAATACAGATGAAGTCGGCACTCCAGTGGTGGGATTGACGTTGGTTGGCATCCCAAAGGTTGAATTTCCGGTGGATGGAGTTCTGGTAGATGGAGATCCGGTGGTTAGATTTCCGGTGGATGGAGTTCCGGTGGTCGGAGTACTAGTGGAGCTGAAAAAGAGTTATACTCCATAAGAACACTTAAATCATCATAAAGTTTGAGAAAATGGTAAACCAGTTGTAAAGATTTAGTAGCACATCTACACATTATTATATTTGTTACTGGACTAGTTAACAACTATGTTGTGATTATCCTAAGAATCAATCTCGAAACTATTCTTAGTACCATTTGAGCCTATAACCTGAGTAAACCGGTTTGAAGTTAGAAATCTCCTAGTTATATATTCTTAGTACCATTTGAGCTTCAACCAATCCGGTTTAGCTCAATCACTAATATTGCCTGTGTCACACTTTGATCAACAAACTATAATTATCACTCATCATAAAACTCAGTACTGATCTAAATTAAGACAACACCAAGCAAAGACCAAAAATCAAACAGAGTACTAAAAGAACCTTATCTCTGCTCAAAGGACGAGATGAAGTGAAACATACCCGGAACTAGATAAACAACTAGAAGCATCTGCAAGAACACAGTAAAGAAAAAACAAAGTCAACATAATAAAATTTATTTGATGAAAGAAACTTCCACGTTTTGATAGATGGGTTGGAAGAGAATACTTGAAGGAGGGGAAGTGGAGACTACGGCGGCGCCGTTAAAGTCACACGTTGCACCAGTGGAAGCTTTCTTCTGATAAAAGCTGTTAACGGCGACATCACAGTGGTTTTTAACGGTGTTCGGTTGGAAACAAGGACCATTTTGCTCAATCTGCGAACAGTCAGCACCTGATCCACACGCGTAGTCTATTACCTTCTGAAGCGCTTGGTCGTCTCCGTCCTTACACACACAAACCGCAGCGTCTGTTCAATGACAAAGAAGAAAAAGAGACATAGAAATCAGAATAGGGATCTCGGATCAGAATATGCAAAAGATAGAAAGAATCTAACATAATATATGTTTGGTGAAGTGGAAAAATATAATAACCAAGTTTAGCATTGCAACGAAACCTAGAAGCTTACTTGAATAAGTAACCATGGAGAAGATAAGAAACAAAGAAAGCAAAATTGCCATGGCTGCTTCTAATCAAGATATCTCTGTAAGGCTTGTTCAACAAGTAAGATCGACACTTCTTTAACCCTAACAGTGTTACGGATACGAGTTTTCGTGCTTGATGGTATAGAGAGATAGAGGGAGAGGGATTCTTATAAGATGGTCGAATATTTTTTAGTTTTTTGTGACAACTTTTTTTTGATACTAATAAGCACTGTACAATAGTTAAACCTTTGGACCCCTTTTGTGTAATGACTTGTAAATGTTAGATTTTTAGTAAACAAAGCAGAGGAACGACAGAGAAAAGATGAAAAGCTAGTTGTCGTCTAGTTTCTGTGTGACTGGTCGACGCACAAAAAGATGTAGTGGTGACTTTACGTGAAAGAAAGATAGCTTGTTATTCACTAAGTTTCCTCCTCACTTTACGTATACCACATGCATTTTTTAGTTTGCTTTTTTAACATTTGGTCTAGCTAGCTTTCCCCTAGCTAATACATAAAAGTGACGCATACGTGTCCAAATAGAAATAGTGGTTAATTTGGTTTCCTAGTAAATGTAAATTAAACATATGATTAGTTTCAAAAAAAATTAAACATATGATTATTAAATGATTATATAATATATTTGTAAAGCTAAGTAGCAGTATGATTTTGAAGCACTAAACACGATGAAAATGATAGAAAGCAGAGAAAAGAACAGAAAAAATGGAAATTGTTACAAATGTGATCATCAACATATGAGGACACTAAGCATCCTCTCATTGTTTCTGCTTTATCATCAGTACATATGTCATCTTTATCTTTAAATGTTAGTTACCGACATAGACATCTATAAATAGAGAGGCTGTACTTGGTTATTTTAATAATCTGAATAAGATCACTCTTCTTCTCCTCTTACGACCAAACTCTTCCTCTCTGTCTACTTATCACTTTCTAACATACATATACAATAAATTATTATCTCTCACAAGTCACTATCATCTCTCTCTCCCTCGTTTTGATCCTCTTTTCTTTATACACAAACTTTGATTATCATATATTACTTCACCTTTTATTCACAACACGTTATCAGCACGAGCTCTCATATACCGGTGAAGTCTATCAGTCCGGAAGCTCTGACCAACCGAAGCTTATCAATCCGAAAGTTCTTAAACCAGCCGAGGTAATGTTTAAATTTATGTATTTCAATATACTTAATTTATTTAAATTTTATTATATTTTTGGAGTGAGAGGCTAGGCCTTCTCCGTCTATTTATCGGGATGATAGGCGCCGCCTTTCCCGACTGATCGTTATGGTAGGCTATGCCTTCACGATCAGAGAACACGTGGTAGGCTTTGCCTCCGTGAATAAAAAGAAAAGGTCAAAAATGGTAGACTAAGTCTCCTCGGACCTTGAAATAAGTAAAAGTCAAAATGGTAGACNNNNNNNNNNNNNNNNNNNNNNNNNNNNNNNNNNNNNNNNNNNNNNNNNNNNNNNNNNNNNNNNNNNNNNNNNNNNNNNNNNNNNNNNNNNNNNNNNNNNNNNNNNNNNNNNNNNNNNNNNNNNNNNNNNNNNNNNNNNNNNNNNNNNNNNNNNNNNNNNNNNNNNNNNNNNNNNNNNNNNNNNNNNNNNNNNNNNNNNNNNNNNNNNNNNNNNNNNNNNNNNNNNNNNNNNNNNNNNNNNNNNNNNNNNNNNNNNNNNNNNNNNNNNNNNNNNNNNNNNNNNNNNNNNNNNNNNNNNNNNNNNNNNNNNNNNNNNNNNNNNNNNNNNNNNNNNNNNNNNNNNNNNNNNNNNNNNNNNNNNNNNNNNNNNNNNNNNNNNNNNNNNNNNNNNNNNNNNNNNNNNNNNNNNNNNNNNNNNNNNNNNNNNNNNNNNNNNNNNNNNNNNNNNNNNNNNNNNNNNNNNNNNNNNNNNNNNNNNNNNNNNNNNNNNNNNNNNNNNNNNNNNNNNNNNNNNNNNNNNNNNNNNNNNNNNNNNNNNNNNNNNNNNNNNNNNNNNNNNNNNNNNNNNNNNNNNNNNNNNNNNNNNNNNNNNNNNNNNNNNNNNNNNNNNNNNNNNNNNNNNNNNNNNNNNNNNNNNNNNNNNNNNNNNNNNNNNNNNNNNNNNNNNNNNNNNNNNNNNNNNNNNNNNNNNNNNNNNNNNNNNNNNNNNNNNNNNNNNNNNNNNNNNNNNNNNNNNNNNNNNNNNNNNNNNNNNNNNNNNNNNNNNNNNNNNNNNNNNNNNNNNNNNNNNNNNNNNNNNNNNNNNNNNNNNNNNNNNNNNNNNNNNNNNNNNNNNNNNNNNNNNNNNNNNNNNNNNNNNNNNNNNNNNNNNNNNNNNNNNNNNNNNNNNNNNNNNNNNNNNNNNNNNNNNNNNNNNNNNNNNNNNNNNNNNNNNNNNNNNNNNNNNNNNNNNNNNNNNNNNNNNNNNNNNNNNNNNNNNNNNNNNNNNNNNNNNNNNNNNNNNNNNNNNNNNNNNNNNNNNNNNNNNNNNNNNNNNNNNNNNNNNNNNNNNNNNNNNNNNNNNNNNNNNNNNNNNNNNNNNNNNNNNNNNNNNNNNNNNNNNNNNNNNNNNNNNNNNNNNNNNNNNNNNNNNNNNNNNNNNNNNNNNNNNNNNNNNNNNNNNNNNNNNNNNNNNNNNNNNNNNNNNNNNNNNNNNNNNNNNNNNNNNNNNNNNNNNNNNNNNNNNNNNNNNNNNNNNNNNNNNNNNNNNNNNNNNNNNNNNNNNNNNNNNNNNNNNNNNNNNNNNNNNNNNNNNNNNNNNNNNNNNNNNNNNNNNNNNNNNNNNNNNNNNNNNNNNNNNNNNNNNNNNNNNNNNNNNNNNNNNNNNNNNNNNNNNNNNNNNNNNNNNNNNNNNNNNNNNNNNNNNNNNNNNNNNNNNNNNNNNNNNNNNNNNNNNNNNNNNNNNNNNNNNNNNNNNNNNNNNNNNNNNNNNNNNNNNNNNNNNNNNNNNNNNNNNNNNNNNNNNNNNNNNNNNNNNNNNNNNNNNNNNNNNNNNNNNNNNNNNNNNNNNNNNNNNNNNNNNNNNNNNNNNNNNNNNNNNNNNNNNNNNNNNNNNNNNNNNNNNNNNNNNNNNNNNNNNNNNNNNNNNNNNNNNNNNNNNNNNNNNNNNNNNNNNNNNNNNNNNNNNNNNNNNNNNNNNNNNNNNNNNNNNNNNNNNNNNNNNNNNNNNNNNNNNNNNNNNNNNNNNNNNNNNNNNNNNNNNNNNNNNNNNNNNNNNNNNNNNNNNNNNNNNNNNNNNNNNNNNNNNNNNNNNNNNNNNNNNNNNNNNNNNNNNNNNNNNNNNNNNNNNNNNNNNNNNNNNNNNNNNNNNN is a genomic window containing:
- the LOC106303758 gene encoding carbohydrate-binding X8 domain-containing protein gives rise to the protein MAILLSLFLIFSMVTYSNAAVCVCKDGDDQALQKVIDYACGSGADCSQIEQNGPCFQPNTVKNHCDVAVNSFYQKKASTGATCDFNGAAVVSTSPPSNASSCLSSSGSTSTPTTGTPSTGNLTTGSPSTRTPSTGNSTFGMPTNVNPTTGVPTSSVFPGTTMGPSGSTGFDPSCGDDLSVQTATVIVLTTIAVVALRV